From a region of the Panicum virgatum strain AP13 chromosome 2K, P.virgatum_v5, whole genome shotgun sequence genome:
- the LOC120661056 gene encoding BTB/POZ domain-containing protein At3g50780-like, whose amino-acid sequence MAEFKIGRLDGQPPRIRNVPIAVTPEGFWCCPSQAALQKTAKSPNQQGRPRGGASPAPSKASSVQRAPTISSEKRAQSTPARSRTNSDEQICPPAEAIAAPDPPKVAPAPAHEKRPKQHKISVGFGQLGSSDLKVVLYGKEGVAVKMIVHKNILAENSTFFADRISRQSPVSCIEVPDCEDVEIYVETVGLMYCKDVKQRLIRQNVPRVLRILKVAESLGFRACIMSCLDYLEAVPWVGDEEENVVTSIRQLNDEDHRADPLLKRVTSDVLTNPPNDTLAHIIDLVLKSSEDRGRREMKSLVLKLFKENNNICTTNGSSSADSSCVTTLYSCFQNCLDSLLALFRQASDPEVLAEQSSDDKEQMFRKITLEADNLLWLAEILSDRHAADELTVIWSSQGELAELHPKIPVMHRHLVSCVSARLLVAVGKGEALPSKETRRRLLDVWLQPLMDDYRWLQHGCRWFDRTVVEDGVGQTILTLPLGDQQAVLLAWLGRFLKAGDGCPNLQRAFEVWWRRTFVRPYAEQPGSSSGRH is encoded by the exons ATGGCAGAATTCAAGATTGGAAGACTTGATGGCCAGCCACCAAGGATCAGAAATGTCCCCATTGCCGTCACACCGGAAGGATTCTGGTGTTGCCCATCACAGGCTGCACTTCAGAAGACAGCGAAGAGCCCAAACCAGCAGGGCAGACCTAGAGGGGGAGCATCCCCTGCTCCATCAAAGGCGTCCTCGGTTCAGAGGGCGCCGACCATTTCTTCAGAGAAGAGAGCACAGTCCACTCCTGCTAGGTCTAGAACCAATTCAGATGAGCAAATATGCCCTCCAGCAGAAGCTATTGCTGCCCCTGATCCACCGAAGGTAGCACCTGCACCGGCACATGAGAAGCGACCAAAGCAACATAAGATTTCGGTTGGCTTTGGGCAGCTCGGTTCGAGTGATCTGAAGGTTGTGCTGTATGGCAAGGAAGGGGTTGCTGTGAAGATGATTGTTCACAAGAACATCCTTGCTGAAAACAGTACCTTTTTTGCCGATAGAATCTCGAGGCAGTCTCCGGTGTCGTGCATTGAGGTGCCAGATTGCGAGGATGTGGAGATTTATGTCGAGACTGTTGGGTTGATGTACTGTAAGGATGTCAAGCAGAGGCTGATCAGGCAAAATGTTCCACGAGTTCTGCGAATCTTGAAG GTTGCAGAATCACTAGGCTTCCGCGCATGCATCATGTCATGCTTAGATTACCTGGAAGCAGTTCCTTGGGTCGGCGACGAGGAAGAAAATGTCGTGACATCCATACGACAGCTGAACGATGAGGATCACAGAGCTGACCCCTTGCTGAAGAGGGTGACATCTGATGTCCTAACAAATCCGCCAAATGACACTCTTGCGCATATCATTGACTTGGTGCTGAAGAGCAGCGAGGACAGAGGGCGTCGCGAGATGAAATCTCTGGTCCTGAAGCTTTTCAAGGAGAACAACAACATCTGCACCACCAATGGTTCTTCTTCAGCAGACTCCTCCTGTGTCACGACATTGTACAGTTGTTTCCAGAACTGCCTGGATTCCTTGCTGGCATTGTTTCGCCAAGCTTCCGATCCGGAGGTGCTTGCTGAACAATCTTCAGACGACAAAGAGCAGATGTTCAGAAAGATCACTCTGGAGGCTGATAACCTCCTCTGGCTAGCCGAGATCCTATCAGACAGGCACGCAGCTGATGAGTTGACAGTCATCTGGTCCAGCCAGGGCGAGCTGGCCGAGCTGCACCCCAAGATCCCGGTGATGCACCGGCACCTGGTGAGCTGCGTCAGCGCGAGGCTGCTGGTGGCCGTCGGGAAAGGCGAGGCGCTGCCGTCGAAGgagacgcggcggcggctgctggacGTGTGGCTGCAGCCTCTGATGGACGACTACAGGTGGCTGCAGCACGGGTGCCGGTGGTTCGACCGGACGGTGGTGGAGGACGGTGTCGGGCAGACCATCCTGACGCTGCCGCTGGGGGACCAGCAGGCCGTGCTGCTCGCGTGGCTGGGCAGGTTCCTCAAGGCCGGCGACGGGTGCCCGAACCTGCAGAGGGCGTTCGAGGTCTGGTGGAGGAGGACCTTCGTCAGGCCCTACGCCGAGCAGCCGGGGAGCTCGTCGGGGCGGCACTGA
- the LOC120659515 gene encoding uncharacterized protein LOC120659515: protein MEMEDSSLGLAAIDDSSLHIWSRKVNTEGAAEWVQCRVFDLEKIMPMSKPCDGDGAYVVGFAEGVDVIFVNTDVGLFTMELKSGRVRKVDEPGVYYSVLPYMNFYTPDRGTFVGNL, encoded by the exons atggagatggaggacagtTCATTGGGGCTCGCTGCCATTGACGATTCCAGCCTTCATATCTGGTCGAGGAAGGTGAATACAGAGGGAGCTGCCGAGTGGGTGCAATGCAGGGTCTTCGACCTGGAGAAGATCATGCCCATGTCCAAGCCCTGTGACGGTGATGGAGCATATGTGGTTGGCTTTGCAGAGGGTGTGGATGTCATCTTCGTGAACACAGATGTTGGCTTATTCACGATGGAGCTCAAATCTGGACGTGTGAGGAAGGTTGACGAACCTGGGGTCTACTATTCCGTCTTACCGTACATGAACTTCTACACTCCTG ATCGTGGTACATTTGTTGGAAATTTGTGA